The following coding sequences lie in one Cannabis sativa cultivar Pink pepper isolate KNU-18-1 chromosome 5, ASM2916894v1, whole genome shotgun sequence genomic window:
- the LOC133037707 gene encoding uncharacterized protein LOC133037707 — translation MVRLCDLPKEIIEKIMLGAPADSVFQFKFANKFWYSLISDFINNPEFVSKHLLIAKNHSSTSLLFNSRSPHADQRLITFPLLSINHDDGKNNRFITSTEAVSVPLIISKPPIRNYDNYDFYDSDFGYDDHLITSSLISKPFSAISYDDYDDYYDYDDHFMTSPEAFSVPPRTYDDDDDDYSDFDEDFISREARYKDMSQWSEVCSCDGLILLVNKLGTMMLCNPALKEHTILPKPKNAKIKSPSPGIGFGLDPVTNEYKCVAIWCHYEGLKVEVYTLGSDSWREINMPEDKMDDIIDDMMFDEELYNGLCCRGVYYWLVKNPSSCQDDNMIFSFNLSNEELQLLHVPDLETLGIDRRYWLHLSVWNDSVMMCLTTRSLIIHIFRMDEVEDGSWTKYAVKVGPMHNHQNVLPYWKNDEILMSIWKRDDMPNVKLVYYNIFTQEMRDVCDMDRSILDSPVCSYVKSLVSIRR, via the coding sequence ATGGTGAGGCTATGTGATTTGCCAAAGGAAATCATTGAGAAAATCATGTTGGGGGCACCTGCAGATTCTGTGTTTCAGTTTAAATTTGCTAACAAGTTTTGGTATTCCCTTATCTCGGATTTCATCAATAACCCCGAATTTGTTTCCAAGCACCTTCTCATTGCCAAAAACCATTCCTCTACATCCTTACTTTTCAATTCGCGTTCCCCCCATGCCGATCAACGCTTGATCACATTCCCATTGTTGAGTATAAACCATGATGATGGTAAGAACAATCGTTTTATAACATCCACAGAAGCTGTAAGTGTACCACTTATAATTAGCAAACCACCAATTAGAAACTATgataattatgatttttatgaTTCTGATTTTGGTTATGATGATCATTTAATAACATCATCGCTTATTAGCAAACCATTTTCGGCTATAAGCTATGATGATTATGATGACTATTATGATTATGATGATCATTTTATGACATCCCCAGAAGCTTTTAGTGTACCACCTAGAAcctatgatgatgatgatgatgattattcTGATTTTGATGAGGATTTTATATCCCGAGAAGCAAGGTACAAGGATATGAGTCAATGGAGTGAGGTTTGTAGCTGTGATGGGCTCATTTTGCTAGTGAATAAGCTTGGGACAATGATGTTATGTAATCCTGCTTTGAAAGAACACACGATTCTCCCAAAACCGAAGAATGCCAAGATTAAATCACCTTCTCCCGGTATAGGATTTGGACTCGATCCTGTAACCAACGAGTACAAATGTGTTGCCATTTGGTGCCATTATGAAGGATTAAAAGTTGAGGTATACACATTGGGTTCTGATTCTTGGAGAGAGATTAACATGCCTGAAGACAAAATGGATGACATAATAGATGATATGATGTTTGATGAAGAATTATATAATGGTTTATGTTGCAGAGGTGTTTATTACTGGCTGGTAAAGAATCCATCCTCCTGTCAGGATGATAATATGATCTTCAGTTTCAATTTGAGTAATGAGGAACTCCAACTCTTACATGTGCCAGATCTTGAAACTTTGGGCATTGACCGTCGTTATTGGCTCCACCTCTCTGTCTGGAATGATTCAGTAATGATGTGTTTGACAACTCGAAGCTTAATCATTCATATCTTCAGGATGGATGAAGTTGAAGACGGTTCTTGGACCAAATATGCCGTCAAGGTTGGACCAATGCACAATCATCAAAATGTGTTACCTTATTGGAAGAATGATGAGATTCTAATGAGTATCTGGAAGAGAGATGATATGCCTAATGTGAAATTGGTGTATTACAACATTTTTACCCAAGAGATGAGAGATGTTTGTGATATGGATAGGAGCATATTAGATAGTCCAGTTTGTTCTTATGTAAAAAGTCTTGTTTCTATTAGGAGGTGA
- the LOC115715752 gene encoding F-box/kelch-repeat protein At3g06240, which yields MVRLCDLPKEIIEKIMLWAPADSVFQFKFVNKFWYSLISGLINNPEFVSKHLLITKNQSTTSLLFNLPSPHVDHRLITFPLLTITYNDDDDDDDDDDDGKKDHFIASTEACSVPLICNRLLNKTHEEDEDDDEDFSVILIPDARYKDMNQWREAYVCDGLILLVNKFWTMVLCNPALKEFMVLPRPYNNTFQSSLPAIVFGFDPVSNDYKCVAVWCSYEGLKVEVYTLGSNSWREINTHEDIWDDIQDEMTEVEELYDGLCWGGVCYWLVKDPSGEDDNMILSFNLSNEELQLFHVPDLEALGIECGYWLHLSVWNDSVMMCLTTENLIIHIFRMDEAEEDSCTEYDVKVGPIHNHHKVLPYWKNDEILMSIWKEDDMTNLKLVYCNIFTQEMRDVCDMDKSILDSSVCSYVKSLVSIRR from the coding sequence ATGGTGAGATTATGTGATTTGCCAAAGGAAATAATTGAGAAAATCATGTTGTGGGCACCTGCTGATTCTGTGTTTCAGTTTAAATTTGTTAACAAGTTTTGGTATTCCCTTATCTCGGGTTTGATCAACAACCCGGAATTTGTTTCCAAACACCTTCTCATCACCAAAAACCAGTCCACTACATCCTTACTTTTCAACTTGCCATCCCCCCATGTGGATCATCGCTTGATCACATTCCCATTGTTGACTATAACctataatgatgatgatgatgatgatgatgatgatgatgatggtaaGAAGGATCATTTCATAGCATCCACAGAAGCTTGTAGTGTACCGCTTATTTGTAACCGGTTGTTGAATAAAACCCATGAGGAGGATgaggatgatgatgaagatTTCAGTGTAATACTTATTCCTGATGCAAGGTACAAGGATATGAATCAATGGAGGGAGGCTTATGTATGTGATGGACTCATTTTGCTAGTAAATAAGTTTTGGACAATGGTGTTATGTAATCCTGCTTTGAAAGAATTCATGGTTCTTCCACGACCGTACAACAACACATTTCAATCGTCTTTACCTGCTATAGTATTTGGATTCGACCCAGTGAGCAATGATTACAAATGTGTTGCAGTTTGGTGCAGTTACGAAGGATTGAAAGTTGAGGTATACACATTGGGATCTAATTCATGGAGAGAGATCAACACACATGAAGACATATGGGATGACATACAGGATGAAATGACGGAAGTTGAGGAATTATACGACGGTTTATGTTGGGGAGGTGTTTGTTACTGGTTGGTTAAGGATCCATCCGGTGAGGATGATAACATGATCTTGAGTTTCAATTTGAGTAATGAGGAACTCCAACTCTTTCATGTGCCAGATCTTGAAGCTTTGGGCATTGAATGTGGTTATTGGCTCCACCTTTCGGTGTGGAATGATTCAGTAATGATGTGTTTGACAACTGAAAACTTaatcattcatatctttagGATGGATGAAGCTGAAGAAGATTCTTGTACCGAATATGATGTGAAGGTTGGACCAATACACAATCATCACAAAGTGTTACCATATTGGAAGAATGATGAGATTCTAATGAGTATCTGGAAGGAAGACGATATGACTAATCTAAAATTGGTGTATTGCAACATTTTCACCCAAGAGATGAGAGATGTTTGTGATATGGATAAGAGCATATTAGATAGTTCAGTTTGTTCTTATGTAAAAAGTCTTGTTTCTATTAGGAGGtaa